The Klebsiella sp. RIT-PI-d genome includes a region encoding these proteins:
- the yrbN gene encoding protein YrbN — translation MKITENFHDELCRLAANNFEAHVLHG, via the coding sequence ATGAAAATTACTGAAAATTTTCACGATGAGTTATGTAGACTGGCCGCCAATAATTTTGAGGCACACGTACTACATGGCTGA
- the mtr gene encoding tryptophan permease: MSTLTTIQSKPSLLSGVVIIGGTIIGAGMFSLPVMMSGAWFFWSLAALVFTWFCMLHSGLMILEANLNYRIGSSFDTITKDLLGRGWNVINGISIAFVLYILTYAYISASGSILHHTFSEMSLNVPARVAGFAFALLVAFVVWLSTKAVSRITAIVLGAKVITFFLTFGSLLGHVTPATLFNVAESHASYAPYVLMTLPFCLASFGYHGNVPSLMKYYGKDPRTIIRCLVYGTLLALALYCIWLLGTMGNIPRPQFIGIAQQGGNIDVLVQALSGVLNSRSLDLLLVIFSNFAVASSFLGVTLGLFDYLADLCGFDDSASGRFKTALLTFIPPITGGLLWPDGFLYAIGYAGLAATIWAAIVPALLARASRKRFGSPKFRVWGGKPMIALILIFGVGNALVHILSSFNLLPVYS; encoded by the coding sequence ATGAGTACCCTTACAACCATACAAAGTAAACCCTCGCTATTGAGCGGCGTGGTGATTATTGGCGGCACAATTATTGGCGCAGGCATGTTCTCTCTGCCGGTCATGATGTCGGGTGCATGGTTTTTCTGGTCGCTGGCGGCGCTGGTATTCACCTGGTTCTGTATGCTGCATTCTGGCCTGATGATCCTTGAGGCCAATCTTAACTACCGCATTGGCTCCAGCTTCGACACCATCACCAAAGATTTGCTGGGTCGGGGCTGGAATGTGATTAACGGGATCTCTATTGCTTTCGTCCTCTATATCCTGACGTACGCCTACATCTCTGCCAGCGGCTCCATTTTGCATCATACCTTTAGCGAGATGTCATTAAACGTTCCGGCTCGCGTGGCAGGCTTTGCATTCGCTTTGCTGGTAGCGTTTGTAGTGTGGTTAAGTACTAAAGCGGTCAGTCGGATCACGGCGATTGTACTGGGTGCGAAAGTCATCACCTTTTTTCTTACCTTTGGCAGTCTGCTGGGACATGTTACGCCCGCCACGCTGTTTAATGTGGCCGAAAGTCATGCCTCCTACGCGCCGTATGTACTAATGACGCTGCCGTTTTGCCTCGCCTCTTTTGGCTATCATGGCAACGTGCCGAGCCTGATGAAATACTACGGCAAAGATCCGCGCACCATTATCCGCTGTCTGGTCTACGGTACGCTGCTGGCCCTGGCGCTCTACTGCATCTGGTTGCTGGGTACGATGGGTAATATCCCCCGTCCGCAATTTATCGGTATCGCGCAGCAGGGTGGCAATATTGATGTACTGGTGCAGGCGTTAAGCGGGGTGCTTAATAGCCGCAGCCTGGATTTATTACTGGTGATTTTTTCTAACTTTGCGGTAGCCAGTTCATTTCTCGGCGTGACGCTGGGGCTGTTCGACTATCTGGCGGATTTATGCGGCTTTGACGATTCTGCCAGTGGGCGCTTCAAAACGGCATTGCTGACCTTTATCCCGCCGATCACTGGCGGTCTGTTGTGGCCTGACGGCTTCCTTTACGCCATCGGCTATGCCGGTCTTGCCGCGACCATCTGGGCGGCAATTGTTCCGGCGCTGTTAGCCCGCGCTTCGCGTAAACGTTTTGGCAGCCCGAAATTCCGCGTGTGGGGCGGCAAACCTATGATCGCCCTGATCCTGATCTTTGGGGTCGGTAATGCGCTGGTGCATATCCTGTCGAGCTTCAATCTGCTGCCGGTATATTCCTAA
- the truB gene encoding tRNA pseudouridine(55) synthase TruB, giving the protein MSRPRRRGRDIHGVLLLDKPQGMSSNDVLQKVKRIYNANRAGHTGALDPLATGMLPICLGEATKFSQYLLDSDKRYRVIAKLGQRTDTSDADGQIVEERPVTFSAQELETALDGFRGDIQQIPSMYSALKYQGRKLYEYAREGITVPREARPITVYELRFIRHEGDELELEVHCSKGTYIRTIIDDLGEKLGCGAHVIFLRRLAVSKYPVDRMVTLEQLRELVEQAEQQQIPAAELLDPLLMPMDSPASDFPQVNIPLVVAAYFKQGQPVRASGVPLNGLVRVTEGDDAVFIGMGEIDDEGRIAPRRLVVEYPA; this is encoded by the coding sequence ATGAGTCGTCCTCGTCGTCGTGGTCGCGATATTCACGGTGTTTTGCTGCTGGACAAGCCTCAGGGAATGTCCAGCAATGACGTGCTGCAAAAGGTAAAACGGATCTACAATGCTAATCGTGCCGGTCATACCGGTGCGCTGGATCCGCTGGCGACCGGTATGCTGCCGATATGCCTGGGTGAAGCAACGAAGTTTTCACAGTATCTGCTGGATTCCGATAAGCGCTATCGTGTCATTGCAAAACTGGGACAGCGAACCGACACCTCAGACGCTGATGGTCAGATTGTCGAAGAGCGCCCGGTGACGTTTAGCGCCCAGGAACTGGAAACCGCCCTGGACGGCTTTCGTGGCGATATCCAGCAAATACCGTCCATGTATTCAGCGCTGAAATACCAGGGCCGCAAGCTATATGAATATGCGCGCGAGGGGATAACTGTTCCTCGTGAAGCACGCCCGATCACTGTTTATGAGCTACGCTTTATTCGCCATGAAGGTGATGAGCTTGAACTGGAAGTTCACTGCTCGAAAGGCACGTATATTCGCACTATCATTGACGATCTGGGTGAAAAGCTGGGCTGCGGGGCGCACGTTATTTTTCTGCGCCGTCTGGCAGTCAGTAAATATCCGGTCGACCGAATGGTAACGCTTGAGCAGCTGCGTGAGCTGGTTGAACAGGCGGAGCAGCAACAGATCCCGGCGGCAGAGCTGCTTGATCCTCTGCTCATGCCAATGGACAGCCCGGCGTCTGATTTCCCGCAGGTCAATATTCCGCTGGTCGTGGCAGCCTACTTTAAGCAGGGGCAGCCGGTACGGGCCTCTGGTGTACCGTTAAATGGCCTGGTACGGGTCACAGAAGGCGATGATGCCGTCTTTATCGGTATGGGTGAGATAGATGATGAGGGCCGCATTGCGCCACGTCGTCTGGTTGTTGAGTATCCAGCATAA
- a CDS encoding DEAD/DEAH family ATP-dependent RNA helicase, whose product MAEFETTFADLGLKAPILQALNDLGYEKPSPIQAECIPHLLGGRDVLGMAQTGSGKTAAFSLPLLNNLDGDLKAPQILVLAPTRELAVQVAEAMTDFSKHMHGVNVVALYGGQRYDVQLRALRQGPQIVVGTPGRLLDHLKRGTLNLSNLSGLVLDEADEMLRMGFIEDVETIMAQIPAEHQTALFSATMPEAIRRITRRFMNEPQEVRIQSSITTRPDISQTFWAVHGMRKNEALVRFLEAEDFDAAIIFVRTKNATLEVAEALERSGYNSAALNGDMNQSLREQTLERLKDGRLDILIATDVAARGLDVERISLVVNYDIPMDSESYVHRIGRTGRAGRAGRALLFVENRERRLLRNIERTMKLTIPEADLPNAELLGKRRLEKFAAKVQQQLESSDLDKYRALLTQIQPTAEGEELDIETLAAALLKMAQGERALIVPPDAPMRPKREFRERDERFERRNDRGDRNDRGPRPERAAGAAGEERPRRERRDVGDMQLYRIEVGRDDGVEVRHIVGAIANEGDISSRYIGNIKLFASHSTIELPKGMPGEVLQHFTRTRILNKPMNMQLVGDAQPHTGGERRGGGRGFGGERREGGRSEGGRRFSGERREGSRGPRRDDSSAAPRRDDSSSRRRFGGDA is encoded by the coding sequence ATGGCTGAATTCGAAACCACTTTTGCAGATCTGGGGCTGAAAGCTCCTATCCTTCAGGCCCTTAACGATCTGGGTTACGAAAAACCATCTCCGATCCAGGCAGAGTGTATTCCACATCTGCTGGGCGGCCGTGACGTTCTGGGTATGGCCCAGACCGGTAGCGGTAAAACCGCAGCGTTCTCTTTACCGCTGCTTAACAATCTCGATGGCGATCTGAAAGCACCTCAGATCCTGGTACTGGCACCGACCCGCGAACTGGCGGTTCAGGTTGCTGAAGCCATGACGGATTTCTCTAAACACATGCACGGCGTGAACGTGGTAGCCCTTTACGGCGGCCAGCGTTATGACGTGCAGCTGCGCGCCCTGCGTCAGGGACCTCAGATCGTCGTCGGTACGCCGGGTCGTCTGCTGGATCACCTGAAGCGCGGTACGCTGAACCTGTCCAACCTGAGCGGTCTGGTACTGGACGAAGCCGATGAAATGCTGCGTATGGGCTTCATCGAAGACGTTGAAACCATCATGGCGCAGATCCCGGCTGAACATCAGACCGCGCTGTTCTCCGCCACGATGCCGGAAGCGATCCGTCGCATTACCCGCCGCTTTATGAACGAGCCGCAGGAAGTGCGCATCCAGTCCAGCATTACCACGCGTCCTGACATCAGCCAGACGTTCTGGGCTGTACACGGAATGCGTAAAAACGAAGCGCTGGTGCGTTTCCTGGAAGCAGAAGATTTTGATGCGGCGATTATCTTCGTTCGTACCAAAAATGCGACCCTGGAAGTGGCAGAAGCGCTGGAGCGTAGCGGTTACAACAGCGCCGCGCTGAATGGTGATATGAACCAGTCGCTGCGTGAGCAGACCCTGGAGCGCCTGAAAGATGGTCGTCTGGACATCCTGATTGCGACCGACGTTGCGGCCCGTGGCCTGGACGTTGAGCGTATCAGCCTGGTCGTAAACTATGATATCCCGATGGATTCAGAGTCTTACGTTCACCGTATCGGTCGTACCGGTCGTGCGGGTCGTGCCGGTCGTGCACTGCTGTTCGTTGAGAACCGCGAACGCCGCCTGCTGCGTAACATTGAACGCACCATGAAGCTGACGATTCCAGAAGCAGACCTGCCGAATGCAGAACTGCTGGGCAAACGCCGTCTGGAAAAATTCGCGGCTAAAGTACAGCAGCAGCTGGAAAGTAGCGATCTGGACAAATATCGTGCGCTGCTGACTCAAATTCAGCCGACGGCTGAAGGCGAAGAGCTGGATATCGAAACGCTGGCAGCTGCACTGCTGAAAATGGCCCAGGGCGAACGTGCTCTGATCGTGCCGCCAGATGCGCCGATGCGTCCTAAGCGTGAATTCCGCGAGCGTGACGAACGTTTCGAACGTCGTAACGACCGTGGCGATCGTAACGATCGTGGTCCACGTCCTGAGCGTGCAGCAGGTGCTGCGGGTGAAGAGCGTCCACGTCGCGAGCGTCGCGATGTTGGCGACATGCAGCTGTATCGCATTGAAGTGGGCCGTGATGACGGCGTTGAAGTTCGTCATATCGTTGGCGCGATCGCTAACGAAGGCGATATCAGCAGCCGTTACATTGGTAACATCAAGCTGTTCGCTTCTCACTCCACCATCGAACTGCCGAAAGGTATGCCGGGTGAAGTCCTGCAGCACTTTACGCGTACCCGCATTTTGAACAAGCCGATGAACATGCAACTGGTCGGCGACGCACAGCCGCATACCGGTGGTGAGCGTCGTGGCGGTGGCCGTGGCTTCGGTGGCGAACGTCGTGAAGGTGGTCGTAGTGAGGGTGGTCGTCGTTTCAGCGGCGAACGTCGTGAAGGCAGCCGTGGGCCGCGTCGCGATGATTCATCTGCGGCACCGCGCCGTGATGACTCCTCCAGCCGTCGCCGTTTCGGTGGCGATGCATAA
- the rpsO gene encoding 30S ribosomal protein S15, which produces MSLSAEAKAKIVSEFGRGTNDSGSTEVQVALLTAQINHLQGHFAEHKKDHHSRRGLLRMVSQRRKLLDYLKRKDVARYTALIERLGLRR; this is translated from the coding sequence ATGTCTCTAAGCGCTGAAGCTAAAGCTAAAATCGTTTCTGAGTTTGGTCGTGGTACTAACGACAGTGGTTCTACCGAAGTTCAGGTTGCACTGCTGACCGCACAGATTAACCACCTGCAGGGTCACTTTGCAGAGCACAAAAAAGATCACCACAGCCGTCGTGGTCTGCTGCGCATGGTTTCTCAGCGTCGTAAACTGCTCGACTACCTGAAACGTAAAGATGTTGCACGCTACACCGCGCTGATCGAGCGTCTGGGCCTGCGTCGCTAA
- the nlpI gene encoding lipoprotein NlpI has product MKPFLRWCFVATALTLAGCNSTNWRKSEVLAVPLQPTLQQEVILARMEQILASRALTDDERAQLLYERGVLYDSLGLRALARNDFSQALAIRPDMPEVFNYLGIYLTQAGSFDAAYEAFDSVLELDPTYNYAYLNRGIALYYGGRDKLAQDDLLAFYQDDPNDPFRSLWLYFVEQKLDEKQAKEALKQRFEKSDKEQWGWNIVEFYLSDINESALMGRLKADATDNTSLAEHLSETNFYLGKYYLSLGDKDSATALFKLAVANNVHNFVEHRYALLELSLLGQEQDDLAESDQQ; this is encoded by the coding sequence ATGAAGCCTTTTTTGCGCTGGTGTTTCGTGGCAACAGCTCTTACGCTTGCAGGGTGCAATAGTACTAACTGGCGTAAAAGCGAGGTCCTCGCAGTACCATTGCAACCGACTTTGCAGCAAGAAGTCATTCTGGCGCGCATGGAACAAATTCTTGCCAGTCGGGCTTTAACCGATGACGAACGCGCACAGCTTTTATATGAGCGCGGAGTGTTGTATGATAGTCTCGGTCTGAGGGCACTAGCGCGTAATGATTTTTCACAAGCGCTGGCCATAAGACCAGATATGCCGGAGGTATTCAATTACTTAGGCATATATTTAACGCAGGCAGGCAGTTTTGATGCCGCCTATGAAGCGTTTGATTCTGTACTTGAGCTTGATCCAACTTACAATTACGCGTACTTGAATCGCGGTATCGCCCTGTATTACGGCGGTCGCGACAAGTTAGCGCAAGATGATCTGCTGGCGTTTTATCAAGACGATCCCAATGATCCCTTCCGCAGTCTGTGGCTTTATTTTGTTGAGCAGAAGCTCGATGAAAAGCAGGCGAAAGAAGCGTTAAAACAGCGCTTCGAGAAATCGGATAAGGAACAGTGGGGATGGAACATTGTCGAGTTCTACCTGAGCGACATTAACGAATCCGCGTTAATGGGACGACTCAAGGCGGACGCAACGGATAACACCTCGCTCGCTGAGCATCTCAGTGAAACCAACTTCTATTTAGGTAAGTATTACCTAAGTCTTGGGGACAAGGACAGCGCTACGGCACTGTTCAAACTGGCGGTCGCTAACAACGTTCATAACTTTGTTGAGCACCGATACGCATTGTTGGAATTATCGCTCCTGGGCCAGGAGCAAGATGACCTGGCAGAATCGGACCAGCAATAG
- the pnp gene encoding polyribonucleotide nucleotidyltransferase: MLNPIVRKFQYGQHTVTLETGMMARQATAAVMVSMDDTAVFVTVVGQKKTKPGQDFFPLTVNYQERTYAAGRIPGSFFRREGRPSEGETLIARLIDRPVRPLFPEGFINEVQVIATVVSVNPQVNPDIVAMIGASAALSLSGLPFNGPIGSARVGYINDQYVLNPTQDELKESKLDLVVAGTEAAVLMVESEAELLSEDQMLGAVVFGHDQQQIVIKEINELVKEAGKPRWDWQPEAVNEALNARVAAVAESRLSDAYRITDKQERYAQVGVIKSEAIDALVAEDETLDANELGEILHAIEKNVVRSRVLAGEPRIDGREKDMIRGLDVRTGVLPRTHGSALFTRGETQALVTATLGTTRDAQNLDELMGERTDNFLFHYNFPPYCVGETGMVGSPKRREIGHGRLAKRGVLAVMPELDKFPYTVRVVSEITESNGSSSMASVCGASLALMDAGVPIKAAVAGIAMGLVKEGDNFVVLSDILGDEDHLGDMDFKVAGSREGISALQMDIKIEGITKEIMQVALNQAKGARLHILGVMEQAITAPRGDISQFAPRIHTIKISPDKIKDVIGKGGSVIRALTEETGTTIEIEDDGTVKIAATDGEKAKFAIRRIEEITAEIEVGRIYNGKVTRIVDFGAFVAIGGGKEGLVHISQIADKRVEKVTDYLQMNQEVPVKVLEVDRQGRIRLSIKEATEQSQPANAPEAPAAEQGE, from the coding sequence TTGCTTAATCCGATCGTTCGTAAATTCCAGTACGGTCAGCATACCGTTACGCTGGAAACCGGGATGATGGCTCGTCAGGCCACTGCTGCTGTTATGGTTAGCATGGATGACACCGCAGTATTCGTGACCGTAGTGGGTCAGAAAAAAACCAAGCCAGGCCAGGATTTCTTCCCGCTGACCGTTAACTATCAGGAGCGTACCTACGCTGCTGGTCGTATCCCGGGTAGCTTCTTCCGTCGTGAAGGCCGTCCGAGCGAAGGCGAAACCCTGATCGCGCGTCTGATTGACCGCCCGGTGCGTCCGCTGTTCCCGGAAGGTTTCATTAATGAAGTTCAGGTTATTGCGACCGTGGTTTCCGTTAACCCGCAGGTTAACCCGGACATCGTAGCTATGATCGGTGCTTCCGCAGCGCTGTCCCTGTCCGGCCTGCCGTTCAATGGCCCGATCGGTTCTGCCCGTGTTGGTTACATCAATGACCAGTACGTACTGAACCCGACTCAGGACGAGCTGAAAGAAAGCAAGCTGGACCTGGTTGTTGCCGGTACCGAAGCTGCTGTGCTGATGGTTGAATCCGAAGCTGAACTGCTGAGCGAAGACCAGATGCTGGGCGCGGTGGTATTTGGTCACGACCAGCAACAGATCGTTATCAAAGAAATCAACGAGCTGGTAAAAGAAGCCGGCAAACCACGCTGGGACTGGCAGCCAGAAGCCGTCAATGAAGCGCTGAATGCACGCGTTGCTGCGGTGGCTGAATCCCGTCTGAGCGATGCTTACCGCATCACCGACAAACAAGAGCGTTATGCTCAGGTTGGCGTGATCAAATCTGAAGCTATCGACGCGCTGGTTGCAGAAGACGAAACCCTGGACGCTAACGAACTGGGTGAAATCCTGCACGCTATCGAGAAAAATGTTGTTCGTAGCCGCGTGCTGGCAGGCGAACCGCGTATTGATGGCCGTGAAAAAGACATGATCCGTGGTCTGGACGTTCGTACTGGCGTACTGCCACGTACTCACGGTTCCGCACTGTTCACCCGCGGTGAAACTCAGGCGCTGGTTACCGCGACTCTGGGCACCACGCGTGATGCGCAGAACCTCGACGAACTGATGGGCGAGCGCACTGATAACTTCCTGTTTCACTACAACTTCCCTCCGTACTGCGTAGGCGAAACCGGCATGGTCGGTTCACCGAAGCGTCGTGAGATTGGTCATGGTCGTCTGGCAAAACGCGGCGTGCTGGCAGTGATGCCGGAACTGGATAAATTCCCGTACACCGTACGTGTGGTGTCTGAAATTACCGAATCCAACGGTTCTTCTTCTATGGCTTCCGTATGTGGTGCTTCTCTGGCACTGATGGACGCAGGCGTGCCGATTAAAGCCGCCGTAGCAGGTATCGCGATGGGCCTGGTGAAAGAAGGCGACAACTTTGTTGTTCTGTCTGACATCCTCGGCGACGAAGATCACCTGGGCGATATGGACTTCAAAGTCGCGGGTTCCCGCGAAGGTATCTCTGCACTGCAGATGGATATCAAAATTGAAGGCATCACCAAGGAGATCATGCAGGTTGCTCTGAACCAGGCTAAAGGTGCGCGTCTGCACATTCTGGGCGTGATGGAGCAGGCGATCACTGCCCCGCGCGGCGACATCTCCCAGTTCGCTCCGCGTATTCATACCATCAAGATCAGCCCGGACAAAATTAAAGACGTTATCGGTAAAGGTGGCTCTGTTATCCGCGCCCTGACCGAAGAAACCGGCACAACCATTGAAATCGAAGATGACGGTACCGTTAAAATCGCGGCTACCGACGGTGAGAAAGCGAAATTCGCGATCCGTCGTATCGAAGAGATCACTGCAGAAATCGAAGTAGGTCGTATCTACAACGGTAAAGTGACCCGTATCGTTGACTTTGGTGCGTTTGTCGCCATTGGCGGCGGTAAAGAAGGTCTGGTTCACATTTCACAGATCGCTGACAAGCGCGTTGAGAAAGTGACCGACTATCTGCAGATGAACCAGGAAGTTCCGGTTAAAGTTCTGGAAGTTGATCGCCAGGGCCGTATCCGTCTGAGCATTAAAGAAGCAACTGAGCAGTCTCAGCCTGCGAACGCACCGGAAGCTCCGGCTGCTGAACAGGGCGAGTAA
- a CDS encoding luciferase-like monooxygenase: protein MTDKSIPFSVLDLAPIPQGSSAREAFSHSLSLAQLAEKRGYHRYWLAEHHNMTGIASAATSVLIGYLAANTTSLHLGSGGVMLPNHSPLVIAEQFGTLNTLYPGRIDLGLGRAPGSDQPTMRALRRNMSVDVDNFPRDVNELVEWFDARDPAPQVRPVPGYGEKIPVWLLGSSLYSAQLAAQLGLPFAFASHFAPDMLFQALHLYRTHFKPSARLEKPYAMVCINIVAADSNRDAEFLFTSMQQAFVKLRRGETGQLPPPIENIDHFWSPSEKYGVQQALSMSLVGDKTKIRHGLQSILRETDADEIMVNGQIFDQQARLHSFDLAMDVKEALLD from the coding sequence ATGACTGATAAATCTATTCCCTTTTCGGTGCTGGATCTCGCGCCGATCCCGCAAGGCTCCTCGGCAAGAGAAGCCTTCTCACATTCACTGTCACTGGCACAGCTCGCCGAAAAGCGCGGTTACCATCGCTACTGGCTGGCTGAACATCACAATATGACGGGGATCGCCAGCGCGGCGACCTCGGTGCTGATTGGCTATCTCGCCGCGAATACCACGTCCTTACATCTCGGCTCTGGTGGTGTGATGCTGCCGAACCACTCTCCGCTGGTGATCGCTGAACAGTTCGGCACGCTGAATACGCTCTATCCCGGACGCATTGATTTAGGGCTGGGTCGCGCACCAGGTAGCGATCAGCCGACCATGCGCGCCCTGCGTCGGAATATGAGTGTTGATGTCGATAATTTCCCGCGCGATGTCAATGAACTGGTCGAGTGGTTTGACGCCCGTGACCCGGCACCACAGGTGCGACCGGTTCCCGGCTACGGCGAAAAAATCCCGGTATGGCTATTAGGCTCCAGCCTCTACAGCGCTCAACTGGCCGCCCAGCTCGGCCTGCCGTTCGCCTTCGCCTCGCATTTCGCACCAGATATGCTGTTCCAGGCGCTGCATCTCTACCGTACGCACTTTAAGCCTTCTGCACGGCTGGAAAAACCGTATGCGATGGTATGCATTAATATTGTGGCTGCTGACAGTAATCGTGATGCCGAATTTCTGTTTACCTCTATGCAGCAGGCGTTTGTTAAGCTGCGTCGGGGGGAAACCGGACAGCTTCCGCCGCCGATTGAAAATATTGACCACTTCTGGTCACCGTCTGAGAAGTATGGTGTTCAGCAGGCACTGAGTATGTCGCTGGTAGGCGATAAAACGAAAATTCGTCACGGCCTGCAGTCGATCCTGCGCGAAACGGATGCGGACGAAATCATGGTTAACGGCCAGATCTTCGACCAGCAGGCGCGCCTGCATTCGTTCGATTTAGCGATGGACGTGAAGGAAGCGTTGCTGGATTAA
- the rbfA gene encoding 30S ribosome-binding factor RbfA, with the protein MAKEFGRPQRVAQEMQKEIAIILQREIKDPRLGMMTTVSGVEMSRDLAYAKVFVTFLNDKDEDAVKAGIKALQEASGFIRSLLGKAMRLRIVPELTFFYDNSLVEGMRMSNLVTSVVKHDDERRVNPDDSKED; encoded by the coding sequence ATGGCGAAAGAATTTGGTCGCCCACAGCGCGTGGCTCAGGAGATGCAGAAAGAGATCGCAATCATCCTGCAGCGTGAAATTAAAGATCCGCGTCTGGGTATGATGACCACCGTATCCGGCGTCGAAATGTCCCGCGACCTGGCCTATGCCAAAGTATTTGTTACCTTCCTGAACGATAAAGACGAAGATGCGGTTAAAGCAGGTATTAAAGCGCTGCAGGAAGCTTCAGGTTTTATCCGTTCATTGTTAGGTAAAGCAATGCGCCTGCGTATCGTGCCGGAACTGACCTTTTTCTACGATAACTCGCTGGTTGAAGGGATGCGCATGTCTAACCTGGTGACCAGCGTGGTAAAACACGACGATGAACGTCGTGTGAACCCGGACGACAGCAAGGAGGACTAA